The following coding sequences are from one Leptolyngbya sp. NIES-3755 window:
- a CDS encoding NUDIX hydrolase (similar to AA sequence:cyanobase_aa:LBDG_45400) codes for MGEKLADFRVGVDNAIFSVDTAQNRLLVLLVMRHEEPFLGQWCLPGTLVRKGESLEDAAYRILSEKIRVKNLYLEQLYTFGGPQRDPRESEESYGVRYLSVSYFALVRFVEAELIADGVSGIAWYPVDQLPELAFDHNKILEYGHRRLRNKLEYSPVAFDVLPELFTLSDLFQLYTTVLGENFSDYSNFRSRLLKLGFLSDTGVKVSRGAGRPASLYRFDAEAFAPFKDKPLVFI; via the coding sequence ATGGGGGAGAAGCTTGCGGATTTCAGGGTGGGTGTCGATAACGCGATCTTTTCAGTGGATACGGCGCAAAATCGATTATTGGTTTTGCTCGTAATGCGGCATGAGGAGCCGTTTTTAGGACAGTGGTGTTTGCCAGGGACACTCGTGCGAAAAGGCGAATCGCTTGAAGATGCGGCATATCGAATTCTGTCAGAAAAAATTCGAGTGAAGAATCTTTATTTAGAGCAGCTTTATACGTTTGGAGGTCCGCAGCGCGATCCACGTGAATCTGAAGAAAGTTATGGAGTTCGTTATTTATCAGTGAGCTATTTTGCTTTAGTTCGATTTGTAGAAGCTGAACTGATTGCAGATGGAGTGAGTGGAATCGCTTGGTATCCTGTCGATCAATTACCTGAACTCGCATTCGATCACAACAAGATTTTGGAGTATGGTCATCGTCGTTTAAGAAACAAATTAGAATACAGCCCGGTTGCATTCGATGTATTACCTGAGTTGTTTACATTGAGCGATTTGTTTCAGCTTTATACGACTGTTTTGGGAGAAAACTTTTCGGACTATTCTAATTTTCGATCGCGGTTATTAAAGCTCGGATTTTTATCAGATACGGGTGTAAAAGTTTCAAGAGGAGCGGGACGACCTGCGAGTTTATATCGCTTTGATGCAGAAGCATTTGCGCCGTTCAAAGATAAGCCTTTAGTGTTTATTTGA
- a CDS encoding nicotinate (nicotinamide) nucleotide adenylyltransferase (similar to AA sequence:cyanobase_aa:LBDG_45390), translated as MKIALFGTSADPPTTGHLEILRWLSGQFDHVAVWAADNPFKSHQTELSQRTAMLQILVNELDCSTVQVHPELSHPRTIVTVDRVQERYPNAELTLVVGFDVARQLSKWYRVSELLQRVEVLVIPRSRYQFEPEDLQRLEAIGAKITIAPASVPDVSSTAYREGCDLSGVTPSIQAYIDREQLYQCHAHTEKQPVH; from the coding sequence ATGAAAATTGCCCTCTTTGGAACCAGTGCCGATCCTCCTACGACGGGACATTTAGAGATTTTGCGCTGGCTCTCTGGACAGTTCGATCACGTTGCAGTCTGGGCAGCAGATAACCCATTTAAGTCTCATCAAACTGAGCTATCTCAGCGAACCGCGATGCTACAAATTCTCGTAAATGAGTTGGATTGTTCAACTGTTCAGGTTCATCCAGAATTGAGCCATCCGAGAACGATCGTGACGGTCGATCGAGTTCAAGAGCGCTATCCGAATGCAGAATTAACGCTAGTAGTGGGATTTGATGTCGCCCGACAGTTATCGAAGTGGTATCGTGTGTCGGAACTCTTACAGCGAGTTGAGGTTCTCGTGATTCCGCGATCGCGCTATCAATTTGAACCAGAAGATTTACAGCGGTTAGAAGCCATCGGGGCGAAGATTACGATCGCGCCTGCATCGGTTCCTGATGTTTCCTCAACCGCATATCGCGAAGGCTGTGACTTATCCGGGGTGACACCTTCAATTCAGGCTTATATCGATCGGGAGCAACTTTATCAATGCCACGCACACACAGAAAAACAACCAGTTCATTAA
- a CDS encoding DNA polymerase beta domain-containing protein (similar to AA sequence:cyanobase_aa:LBDG_45430), which yields MGLGIEELLADKRDEILAIAQKHGAYNVRVFGSVARGEADNESDVDFLVEMGKNRSSWFPVGLIQDLEDLLGREVDVATEKMLHERIRDRVLREAISL from the coding sequence ATGGGACTTGGAATCGAGGAACTACTAGCCGATAAGCGAGACGAGATTTTAGCGATCGCACAAAAGCATGGTGCTTACAATGTTAGAGTTTTTGGCTCAGTCGCACGAGGCGAAGCGGACAATGAAAGTGATGTCGATTTCTTGGTTGAAATGGGAAAAAATCGAAGCTCTTGGTTTCCGGTTGGGCTGATTCAGGATCTTGAAGATTTACTAGGGCGAGAAGTGGATGTCGCAACTGAGAAAATGCTGCACGAGAGAATTCGCGATCGGGTTTTGAGAGAGGCAATTTCTCTATGA
- a CDS encoding hypothetical protein (hypothetical protein SCB01_10295;~similar to AA sequence:cyanobase_aa:LBDG_45440): MIDDGLNIACIAECIARIEEYTSSGREAFEATRMIQDAVVRNFQVIGDAAKNLSPEIKQAYPDIPWRRMAGFRDVLVHDYLRVDFNIVWEIVEMELPKFKPQILEILQILDSTSS; this comes from the coding sequence ATGATTGATGATGGATTAAACATCGCTTGTATTGCAGAGTGTATTGCTCGGATTGAAGAATACACTTCTAGCGGACGAGAAGCATTTGAAGCAACCAGAATGATCCAAGACGCGGTTGTTCGGAATTTTCAAGTCATTGGTGATGCAGCAAAGAATCTTTCTCCTGAAATTAAACAAGCATATCCGGACATTCCTTGGCGGCGTATGGCTGGATTTCGAGATGTACTGGTTCACGACTATCTAAGAGTTGATTTCAATATTGTTTGGGAAATTGTCGAAATGGAATTGCCCAAATTCAAGCCACAAATCTTAGAAATTTTGCAAATTTTAGACTCAACATCATCATGA